In Limibacter armeniacum, a single window of DNA contains:
- a CDS encoding tetratricopeptide repeat protein translates to MTIEEVTSARFYVQNKKYKQGIKYIQDLLATSPNDDGLHAFLAIYYCQLGQLNESVKAIATAISLNPIECAHYQLAAKIQMQLQNADKAIDHLNRAIAFNPNDANIFGDLSSLYVIKRNFDKALELANNGLSIDPTNAKCLRAKALVLSFLGQQDEAKHISDFLLGDNPINAQNLFTDGLISLTHGDESSTEMLSSALFKQPNNPFFQNAYKVSLRNKLPGYNTIQKVARNLGQKGSNEAHLIGIIYSTFILFCIANLYSSELGFKNAIPWLSIYLIFWNINLIHPLIMIIPMGIYDFWLYISNRRSRYLFNTTQTISTLLIMVLLILSFSFYINAYASITSYLISLHIIPFITLIYQVLNSSHSAKYWSISYVIITIVIAIFSIYEFNQSTVYFIISNIIFRILPLAYHKISTLFK, encoded by the coding sequence ATGACTATCGAAGAGGTAACAAGTGCTAGGTTTTATGTTCAAAACAAAAAATACAAACAAGGGATAAAATATATTCAAGACTTACTAGCTACCTCTCCTAATGATGATGGTCTTCATGCATTTTTAGCTATCTATTATTGCCAATTAGGTCAATTGAATGAATCTGTCAAAGCTATTGCTACGGCTATAAGCCTTAACCCTATAGAATGTGCACACTACCAGTTAGCTGCAAAAATTCAAATGCAACTTCAAAATGCTGATAAAGCAATAGATCACTTAAACAGAGCTATAGCATTCAATCCCAATGATGCCAATATATTTGGAGACCTTAGTTCCCTATATGTTATAAAACGCAATTTTGATAAAGCATTGGAATTAGCAAATAATGGTCTAAGTATAGACCCAACCAATGCAAAATGCCTTAGGGCAAAAGCATTAGTACTCTCTTTCTTAGGTCAACAAGATGAAGCAAAACATATATCGGATTTTTTATTAGGAGATAACCCTATTAATGCACAAAACCTTTTCACTGACGGACTTATTTCTCTTACACATGGAGATGAGTCCTCTACTGAAATGTTATCATCAGCATTATTTAAGCAACCTAATAATCCTTTTTTTCAAAATGCTTACAAGGTATCCCTGCGCAACAAACTGCCAGGTTATAATACAATTCAAAAAGTTGCTCGTAACTTAGGTCAAAAAGGAAGTAATGAAGCTCATCTTATTGGCATAATTTACTCTACCTTTATTCTCTTTTGTATCGCAAACTTATACAGTAGTGAATTAGGCTTTAAAAATGCCATTCCATGGTTATCTATTTACTTAATATTTTGGAATATAAACCTAATTCATCCCCTCATTATGATAATTCCAATGGGTATATATGACTTCTGGTTATACATTTCTAATCGAAGATCGAGATACTTATTCAATACTACACAGACAATCAGCACATTGTTAATCATGGTACTGCTGATTTTGTCATTTAGTTTTTATATAAATGCTTATGCATCAATCACCTCATATCTAATTTCTCTACACATTATTCCTTTTATCACTTTAATTTACCAAGTTTTAAACTCATCACACAGTGCCAAATACTGGTCAATTAGCTATGTAATTATTACAATTGTCATTGCCATCTTCAGTATTTATGAGTTTAACCAAAGTACAGTCTATTTCATTATTTCAAATATCATTTTTCGGATTCTTCCATTAGCATATCATAAAATATCAACCCTATTCAAGTAG
- a CDS encoding cytochrome-c peroxidase, with protein MKQNHLILLLLPTVVFSSFFLLKPEELTEDTYTTFDGYTINTLRTLYSQEKSNWPKPTLDKTAEDGFVDIGPLPKPTYPKHNPYSEEKVALGKRLFFDPILSKSNQIACASCHVPELGWGDGKRQSHGHNRQLGKRNAPTILNAGHWQTLFWDGRAPSIEAQALFPIQDPVEMNQNLDELVKELQSHETYPKLFKQAFPEKTISPETIGQAIATFERGINSQSNRFDHFVEGKETLLSDLEVEGLHLFRTKARCINCHNTPLFSDNKLHVTGLHQMGRPFEDLGKYNVTQDEADIAKFRTPSLRDVMYTGPWMHNGLFDDMFGIVALYDKAIPVGKKHPKKEYKLPFPEQSELLKPLHLTKREKEAVVAFMQAISSRPVFMTSPL; from the coding sequence ATGAAACAGAACCATCTAATACTTTTATTGTTACCTACCGTTGTCTTCTCTTCCTTTTTTTTATTGAAACCAGAGGAGCTTACTGAAGATACTTACACTACGTTTGATGGATATACAATCAATACATTACGGACACTATACAGCCAAGAAAAATCCAATTGGCCCAAACCAACTTTAGATAAAACAGCAGAAGATGGATTTGTAGATATTGGACCACTCCCTAAACCTACATATCCAAAGCACAACCCCTATTCTGAAGAAAAAGTAGCATTGGGTAAACGTTTGTTCTTTGACCCAATCCTTTCCAAGTCCAACCAGATAGCCTGTGCCTCTTGTCACGTTCCTGAATTGGGATGGGGAGATGGCAAAAGGCAGTCTCATGGACATAACAGGCAATTAGGCAAGAGAAATGCTCCAACCATACTCAATGCAGGACATTGGCAGACCTTATTTTGGGACGGAAGAGCCCCCTCTATAGAAGCACAGGCACTTTTCCCTATTCAGGATCCTGTCGAAATGAATCAGAACCTTGATGAGCTAGTAAAAGAGTTACAATCACACGAGACTTATCCAAAACTCTTCAAGCAAGCATTTCCTGAAAAAACCATTTCACCTGAAACCATTGGACAAGCAATCGCTACATTCGAACGTGGCATCAATAGCCAATCAAACCGTTTTGATCACTTCGTTGAAGGAAAAGAAACCTTATTAAGTGACCTCGAGGTAGAAGGGCTACACCTGTTTAGAACAAAAGCAAGATGTATCAACTGTCACAATACACCACTGTTTTCTGATAATAAGCTTCACGTTACAGGGCTTCATCAAATGGGAAGGCCTTTTGAAGATTTAGGAAAGTACAACGTTACCCAAGACGAAGCTGACATTGCTAAATTCAGGACACCCTCACTAAGGGATGTAATGTACACTGGCCCTTGGATGCACAATGGTCTATTTGATGATATGTTTGGCATTGTGGCACTATACGACAAGGCTATTCCTGTAGGAAAAAAGCATCCTAAAAAAGAGTACAAATTGCCATTCCCTGAACAATCCGAACTATTAAAACCACTTCACCTGACCAAGAGAGAAAAAGAGGCTGTTGTTGCGTTTATGCAAGCGATTTCATCACGCCCTGTATTTATGACCTCTCCTCTATAA
- a CDS encoding SusC/RagA family TonB-linked outer membrane protein, producing the protein MTNNKLFYLLLAVLIWLAGSDPAIAQTRFVEGIVHAQEDQQPLPGVMVQVKGTGTGVLTDFNGYFKVRVDTEDGKLVFMYLGMKRKEVPVNGQKNFEVFLEYKEEQLNEVVITGYAGEQEKEKLTGSIASVTSEALQADRPVESVDKMLEGMVAGVQVEMSSADPGTPVKVFVRGQNTLNSVSSTGVTASSQPLYVLDGVPLFDVHESNVLKTTGGAFTSTDINPLSLLSPNDIESISVLKDAAAASIYGANAANGVVLITTKKGKSGKMQAKFNFSHGVSEIINPIKYLNSEQYVTLYTETLINSGVSPEEAADRVGTTDIYTDWQDLVLRTGSTTQAGISLSGGTPENTYRVSLNYFDQQAISKGNGLQRLSSRISLNNQLTDRLHSTVVLGIGHLHKDIFNQFNSLDFIPNISPYNEDGSFNNSGFFESRANPLAALAQNNQYHNEWNINGNLKLSYKILNGLTLSSTLGIDASNSHQYYFYSKENALGANRNGYISEKKDNTSRWISFTQLHYQKTIAEKHAISALAGFEIQDQYRHSLRGSESNLPFEENPVLGQGDKANQSTSSVSLSDGTISQYGQLSYTFDNKYSLQASVRQDATSIFGGDVQKGLFSSLGLGWTMSNEQWFQSQNQWLDNLKLRASIGTTGNSKVGTYAARGLYSYSKYNGYNGQLGALPSSAPNPSLGWEKTLKTNFGLDIGISHLFDITLEHYRDYITDAISTLSVPYESGFNSVAVNLADMRNTGWELSVKGYFINKPTFSWHSNFNIAHNENLITYVNKEQTPQHDSQINGVVEGNSNTTIYGVIYVGVNPDNGAPKWQLADGTITEDSSLAKELENRIAIGNTSPDAQGGWTNTWSYKGLSLSVLLTYQLGGDRMISTTAATAMSDGVRFNYMNQSVNALDRWQQEGDQTDVPKLSTSASLVSNTTRFMYDMTHIKLSNVKLSYQLPKAVSQKLHASSINVNLSANNLGYWYKEDNRSDRNGIAEYRYTFPESRTIQAGLNVTF; encoded by the coding sequence ATGACTAACAACAAACTATTTTATCTCTTACTGGCTGTACTTATATGGCTAGCAGGAAGCGATCCTGCTATTGCCCAAACCAGATTTGTAGAAGGCATCGTCCACGCTCAGGAAGATCAGCAACCTTTGCCTGGTGTAATGGTACAAGTTAAAGGAACTGGTACTGGAGTGCTCACCGATTTTAATGGTTACTTCAAGGTTAGAGTAGATACTGAAGATGGAAAATTGGTTTTCATGTATCTTGGAATGAAGCGAAAAGAAGTTCCTGTCAATGGGCAAAAAAACTTCGAAGTATTCTTAGAATATAAGGAAGAGCAACTGAATGAAGTAGTAATCACTGGTTATGCTGGAGAACAGGAAAAGGAAAAACTAACTGGTAGTATAGCCTCTGTCACATCTGAAGCACTTCAGGCAGATCGCCCTGTGGAAAGCGTAGACAAGATGCTTGAAGGTATGGTTGCAGGGGTACAAGTGGAAATGAGTTCTGCTGATCCCGGGACTCCGGTCAAGGTATTTGTCCGTGGTCAGAATACACTTAACTCAGTCTCCTCTACAGGAGTTACCGCTTCTTCCCAGCCATTGTATGTACTGGATGGTGTTCCTCTTTTTGATGTACATGAAAGCAATGTTCTCAAAACAACTGGTGGGGCATTTACTTCAACTGACATAAATCCACTTTCATTACTTAGCCCCAACGATATTGAGTCCATTTCGGTACTGAAGGATGCAGCGGCGGCGTCTATATATGGTGCCAACGCTGCCAATGGAGTGGTACTGATTACTACCAAAAAAGGAAAATCAGGTAAGATGCAGGCAAAATTCAACTTTTCGCACGGTGTATCTGAAATCATCAACCCAATCAAGTACTTGAACAGTGAACAATATGTAACACTCTACACCGAGACCCTGATCAACTCTGGTGTATCGCCTGAAGAGGCTGCTGATAGAGTTGGTACAACAGATATCTATACAGACTGGCAAGACTTGGTACTGAGAACAGGAAGTACTACCCAAGCGGGAATCAGCCTTTCTGGAGGTACTCCTGAAAACACTTATCGGGTGTCTTTGAATTACTTTGACCAACAAGCGATCTCAAAAGGGAATGGACTACAACGGTTGTCTTCCCGTATATCACTTAACAACCAACTGACGGATCGACTGCATTCAACAGTTGTACTGGGTATAGGTCACTTGCACAAGGATATTTTCAACCAGTTCAACTCATTGGATTTCATTCCCAACATCTCCCCATACAATGAGGATGGATCATTCAATAATAGTGGATTCTTTGAGTCTCGTGCAAATCCACTGGCAGCACTGGCTCAAAACAATCAATACCATAATGAATGGAATATCAATGGAAACTTAAAGTTGTCTTATAAGATTCTGAATGGATTAACCCTTTCCTCTACCTTGGGTATTGATGCCTCCAATAGTCACCAGTACTATTTTTACTCCAAAGAAAACGCTTTAGGTGCCAATAGAAACGGATATATTTCAGAGAAAAAAGATAATACCTCCCGCTGGATCTCTTTTACTCAATTGCACTATCAGAAAACAATTGCCGAAAAGCATGCTATATCGGCACTTGCAGGCTTTGAAATTCAAGACCAGTACCGCCATAGCTTGAGAGGTAGTGAATCAAACTTGCCTTTTGAAGAGAACCCAGTATTGGGACAAGGAGATAAGGCGAACCAGTCTACTAGCTCTGTTTCACTGAGTGATGGAACCATTTCGCAATACGGACAATTGAGTTATACATTTGACAACAAATACAGTCTACAGGCAAGTGTCAGACAAGATGCCACTTCTATTTTTGGAGGAGATGTACAAAAAGGCCTTTTCAGCTCTCTCGGATTAGGTTGGACAATGTCCAATGAACAATGGTTCCAAAGTCAAAATCAATGGCTGGATAACCTTAAGCTAAGAGCTTCAATTGGTACAACAGGAAACTCAAAGGTAGGTACCTATGCAGCAAGAGGTTTGTATTCCTATAGTAAATACAATGGTTATAATGGACAACTTGGCGCTCTACCATCATCTGCACCTAATCCATCATTAGGCTGGGAGAAAACCCTGAAAACCAATTTTGGACTGGATATTGGCATCAGCCATCTTTTTGACATCACCTTGGAGCACTACCGTGACTACATCACAGATGCCATCTCCACTTTAAGTGTTCCTTATGAAAGTGGCTTTAACAGTGTAGCTGTCAATCTAGCAGATATGCGCAATACAGGCTGGGAACTTTCAGTGAAAGGATATTTTATCAATAAGCCTACCTTCTCTTGGCATTCTAACTTCAACATTGCCCATAACGAGAACCTGATTACTTATGTCAACAAAGAACAAACACCACAGCATGATTCCCAAATCAACGGTGTGGTAGAAGGAAACTCAAACACTACCATCTATGGTGTCATCTACGTAGGAGTAAATCCTGACAATGGGGCTCCTAAGTGGCAACTGGCAGATGGAACCATTACAGAAGATAGCTCATTAGCTAAAGAACTAGAAAACAGAATAGCTATCGGAAACACCAGCCCTGATGCACAAGGAGGATGGACAAACACATGGTCTTATAAAGGACTTAGCCTGTCCGTTTTGCTAACCTACCAGTTAGGAGGTGACAGAATGATATCTACTACAGCGGCCACAGCCATGTCAGATGGGGTGAGGTTCAATTATATGAACCAGAGTGTTAATGCTCTGGACCGTTGGCAGCAGGAAGGAGATCAGACAGATGTGCCAAAACTCAGCACTTCTGCATCTTTGGTTAGCAATACTACTCGCTTTATGTATGATATGACACATATCAAGTTAAGCAATGTCAAACTTTCATACCAGCTACCAAAGGCTGTTAGCCAAAAGCTTCATGCCAGCTCAATCAATGTAAACTTGAGTGCCAACAATCTTGGCTACTGGTACAAGGAAGATAACAGAAGCGACCGGAATGGGATTGCTGAATACCGTTATACTTTCCCCGAATCAAGGACTATTCAAGCCGGTCTGAATGTCACATTCTAA
- a CDS encoding RagB/SusD family nutrient uptake outer membrane protein, producing the protein MKNKVRTAIVLFVSCFIISSCEDFLDREPTSEVSNEELLSDLDGINFALAGVYSRLINSDYYYLKGMQMYTALRSGNVKLNNSFSGIATTNMLPVYEFNTLPSDSSPIIGSYQSLYQLITYANNIIEAIPNLADGDQTLKNQYLGEALTLRALAHFDLTRLYAQPYSYTQNGTHLGIVTLPENIGVFELPSRSPLYEAYRLIISDLEQAESLLGGYRSGRVTKAFISKGVAQALLARVYLYKKDWNNAITYASKVISNQDYQLVNHDNYLAAWAATTTNQEDIFVLETSENGAPKLAAQFGQIGTQTTVGILTKDLLEIYDDGDIRAELIEEKKEGAYVTRKFHYDASYGDRYFPIIRLAEMYLIRAESSAEIGDNIQARADLGIIQQRANPDASPVTLSGDALKDAILLERRKELALEGHYYFDLIRRGKDIVRTDCNASMNCTVSTPSDLQILPIPQKNININDNLEQNQGY; encoded by the coding sequence ATGAAAAATAAAGTGAGAACTGCTATAGTACTTTTCGTTAGCTGCTTCATAATTAGTAGTTGCGAAGACTTTCTTGACAGAGAACCTACTTCAGAGGTTTCAAATGAAGAACTATTGAGTGACCTTGACGGAATTAACTTTGCATTAGCTGGTGTATATAGCAGACTGATTAATAGTGATTATTATTATCTAAAAGGAATGCAAATGTATACAGCCCTACGATCTGGCAATGTAAAACTTAATAACAGCTTCAGTGGTATTGCCACTACCAACATGCTTCCTGTTTATGAGTTTAATACACTACCATCAGACAGCAGCCCTATCATTGGCTCTTACCAATCATTATATCAACTGATTACATATGCTAATAACATCATTGAGGCAATTCCCAACCTTGCTGATGGAGACCAGACACTAAAAAATCAGTACTTAGGAGAAGCTTTGACACTTAGAGCATTGGCTCATTTTGACTTGACAAGATTGTATGCACAACCATACAGTTACACTCAAAATGGCACCCACTTAGGCATTGTAACCCTTCCTGAGAATATTGGTGTCTTTGAACTGCCTTCAAGAAGTCCACTTTATGAAGCCTACAGGTTAATAATCAGTGATCTGGAACAAGCTGAATCACTACTTGGAGGATATAGAAGCGGCAGAGTCACAAAAGCATTTATCAGTAAAGGTGTAGCTCAAGCACTTTTGGCAAGAGTCTATCTCTATAAAAAAGATTGGAACAATGCCATCACATACGCCTCCAAAGTTATTTCAAACCAAGATTATCAACTGGTAAACCATGACAACTACCTAGCAGCTTGGGCTGCTACCACAACCAACCAAGAAGATATTTTTGTCTTGGAAACCAGTGAAAATGGCGCCCCTAAGCTAGCTGCTCAGTTTGGGCAAATAGGTACTCAAACAACAGTTGGGATTTTAACAAAAGACCTATTGGAAATATATGATGACGGGGATATTAGAGCAGAGCTGATTGAAGAGAAAAAAGAGGGAGCTTATGTGACTCGTAAGTTCCATTATGACGCCAGCTATGGCGACCGTTATTTCCCAATTATTCGTTTGGCAGAGATGTATCTGATAAGGGCAGAAAGCAGTGCTGAAATTGGAGACAATATTCAGGCTAGAGCTGACTTGGGTATTATTCAGCAAAGGGCAAACCCCGATGCTTCTCCAGTCACCCTATCAGGAGATGCTTTAAAAGATGCCATCTTACTCGAAAGAAGAAAAGAGCTTGCACTGGAAGGTCATTATTACTTTGACCTGATCAGAAGAGGAAAGGATATAGTAAGAACAGACTGTAATGCCAGCATGAACTGTACGGTCAGCACTCCTAGCGACCTTCAGATCCTCCCGATCCCACAGAAAAACATTAACATCAATGATAATCTTGAGCAAAACCAAGGCTATTAA
- a CDS encoding Calx-beta domain-containing protein — protein MNKWLTKSSLLLTAGLLTFQTGCKDDDEVATPPSVSFEQSELSISETATSAAELVLTLDKASQSAIEVAFKLSGTAEEGVNFQSIEEKTVTFNAGEQTATVFLNPINVASIDGDKQVIIELVSGDNYQVSDDEGKTTVNILDNATTLENATAVAIATSNTVTNPYLQEAVEVTVGLAEALTEDVTLTFDFAESSATIGEDIEIDGLTNGTELVIPAGEVSASFQITPLFKGSAGTDKNVLAKITDISRTDVAVTEGKATFELHLFDPEVALSTWLLERADYADQTGNGAVVVATNENGERAYDEEGNALPSVVVDGIYQPYTQRINPETGSWTAASPAPYIHQDETDANLLKGDWTMTYKTVPKPGSTSYPYYYTYISNAFDIRDIFPSNYLVGYNSSGVKLEKFIRFAATDPDNTAAGKVIIPTQTVTVYRAKDGYEWKGKTYVAETENEEYNYKIDSNETLGDISLSNNVTAIEVTISGEGTYDINAKLIEVTLNFASEDPNLEMTSMIYRMVPLKSDLPN, from the coding sequence ATGAACAAATGGTTGACCAAAAGCAGTTTATTGCTAACTGCGGGACTACTAACATTCCAAACAGGATGTAAAGATGATGACGAAGTAGCGACACCTCCAAGCGTAAGCTTTGAGCAAAGCGAACTAAGCATTTCTGAAACAGCCACTTCAGCAGCCGAACTAGTCCTGACACTGGACAAAGCTTCTCAAAGTGCTATAGAAGTTGCTTTTAAGCTCTCAGGCACAGCAGAAGAAGGCGTTAACTTTCAGTCTATTGAGGAAAAAACAGTCACATTTAATGCGGGCGAGCAGACAGCTACAGTATTCTTGAATCCGATTAACGTAGCTAGCATTGACGGTGACAAGCAGGTGATTATTGAACTTGTATCGGGCGATAATTACCAAGTTTCAGATGATGAAGGAAAAACAACTGTCAATATTCTGGACAATGCCACTACACTGGAGAATGCTACCGCTGTCGCAATTGCTACCAGCAACACTGTAACCAACCCTTACCTTCAGGAAGCTGTCGAGGTAACGGTAGGTTTGGCTGAAGCTTTAACAGAAGATGTGACGCTAACATTTGACTTTGCAGAAAGCTCTGCTACAATTGGTGAGGATATAGAAATAGATGGCTTGACAAATGGAACAGAGTTGGTAATTCCTGCTGGAGAAGTTTCAGCTTCATTCCAGATAACTCCACTATTTAAAGGGAGTGCAGGTACAGACAAAAACGTATTAGCTAAAATTACTGACATTTCCAGAACTGATGTAGCTGTGACTGAAGGTAAAGCCACTTTTGAACTCCACCTGTTTGACCCAGAAGTTGCATTATCAACTTGGTTATTGGAGAGAGCTGACTATGCTGATCAAACTGGAAATGGTGCTGTTGTTGTTGCCACAAATGAAAATGGAGAACGTGCCTATGATGAAGAGGGTAATGCTCTGCCATCAGTAGTCGTAGATGGTATATACCAACCATATACTCAGCGTATCAACCCTGAAACAGGAAGCTGGACAGCTGCTTCACCTGCCCCTTACATCCATCAAGATGAAACGGATGCGAACTTGCTGAAAGGTGACTGGACTATGACCTACAAGACTGTCCCAAAACCTGGCAGCACTTCATACCCTTATTATTACACGTATATTTCGAATGCATTTGATATCCGTGACATATTCCCTTCTAACTATTTGGTAGGATATAACTCTTCAGGGGTTAAACTTGAAAAGTTTATACGCTTTGCCGCAACTGACCCAGATAACACTGCTGCTGGCAAAGTAATCATACCAACACAGACTGTAACTGTCTACAGGGCAAAAGATGGATATGAGTGGAAAGGAAAGACCTATGTTGCAGAAACAGAAAATGAGGAGTATAACTATAAAATTGACTCCAATGAGACATTAGGCGACATCAGCCTATCAAATAATGTAACCGCAATTGAAGTAACTATTAGCGGTGAAGGTACTTATGATATCAATGCTAAGTTGATTGAAGTAACATTAAACTTTGCTTCAGAAGACCCTAATCTGGAAATGACCTCCATGATCTATCGCATGGTACCACTAAAAAGTGACCTCCCTAACTAA